One region of Ahniella affigens genomic DNA includes:
- a CDS encoding M48 family metallopeptidase, which produces MSRLRRGCLVMLAVVVLAGCASAPLRDMSPGDTPAENTDEGGLWDALEESERALQKSPLLIRDPALNQYVQQLVCRYAGDYCKDIRVYIVRRPYFNASMAPNGMMQVWTGALLRAENEAQLGFVLGHEIGHFLGQHSIKQWRRTKNTANALSLLQLIAARSPSASAGDAFDVALLAAYATLFKYSRDHERESDLHGFERSVALGYDPSQGWKLWQALLAEENARDRHKPSSIFATHPATDERLTTLRLEAESLPAHGSELGSESYETAMRPFLTTWLADEVQRRNYPQTLVLLDRLANRDGFPNPGLLAYFRGEVFRKRRAPGDDKRAIDAYLAALDLPGHPTVTLRDLGYAYRRIQDQTAANQAFADYLHTRPDADDRALIEHLMKEPARALED; this is translated from the coding sequence ATGAGTCGACTGCGCCGCGGTTGCTTGGTCATGCTCGCGGTGGTCGTACTGGCCGGATGCGCCAGCGCGCCATTGCGCGACATGAGCCCAGGCGACACACCCGCCGAGAATACTGATGAGGGCGGGCTATGGGATGCCCTGGAAGAGTCGGAACGCGCCTTGCAGAAGTCGCCGTTGCTGATTCGCGATCCGGCTTTGAACCAATATGTACAGCAGCTGGTATGCCGGTATGCCGGCGACTACTGCAAAGACATCCGTGTCTACATTGTGCGCCGCCCCTACTTCAATGCGAGCATGGCGCCGAATGGCATGATGCAGGTGTGGACCGGCGCCTTGCTCCGTGCTGAAAACGAAGCCCAGCTGGGCTTTGTGTTGGGCCACGAAATCGGCCACTTCCTTGGGCAACACTCGATCAAACAATGGCGGCGCACCAAGAACACCGCCAACGCCCTCAGCCTGCTGCAGTTGATCGCCGCACGGAGCCCCAGTGCCAGTGCCGGCGATGCCTTCGATGTCGCGCTGCTGGCGGCTTACGCGACCTTGTTCAAATACAGTCGTGACCATGAGCGTGAATCCGATCTGCACGGCTTCGAACGCTCCGTCGCCCTGGGCTATGACCCGAGCCAAGGCTGGAAGCTCTGGCAGGCGCTACTGGCCGAAGAAAATGCGCGCGACCGCCACAAGCCGTCATCGATCTTTGCGACGCACCCGGCGACCGATGAACGCCTGACCACGCTGCGACTGGAGGCCGAGTCGCTGCCGGCACACGGCTCAGAACTTGGCTCCGAGTCCTATGAAACGGCGATGCGACCGTTTCTGACCACGTGGCTCGCCGACGAAGTGCAACGGCGAAACTATCCGCAAACGCTGGTGCTGCTGGACCGCTTGGCAAATCGCGACGGGTTTCCGAATCCTGGACTGCTCGCCTACTTCCGCGGCGAAGTGTTTCGCAAGCGACGCGCGCCCGGCGACGACAAGCGCGCAATCGATGCCTACTTGGCGGCGCTTGACCTGCCCGGCCACCCAACGGTGACACTGCGTGATCTGGGCTACGCGTATCGCCGCATTCAAGACCAGACCGCCGCCAACCAGGCATTTGCCGATTATCTGCACACCCGCCCCGATGCGGATGATCGCGCGCTGATCGAACACCTGATGAAGGAGCCAGCCCGTGCTCTGGAAGACTAG
- a CDS encoding DUF1249 domain-containing protein has translation MLIHSDSTALPRQSRFGNLMGLYAHNYWSLTRILGPDHLPLGRHQSEGNVGMPVLLDVVERAPYTVEMKLSYAMIDPQSGQLDPSAHIRLYRDARLAEVVTCYFGSRLEHALGRDAPGPKVMRYRLQRNAFFAKWLDYLEHTGHNRFAWKSVPTDPSPPI, from the coding sequence ATGTTGATTCACTCTGATTCCACTGCACTACCCAGACAGAGCCGGTTTGGCAATCTGATGGGCTTGTACGCCCACAACTATTGGTCGCTGACTCGAATCCTGGGCCCTGACCATTTGCCGCTTGGCCGGCACCAGTCCGAAGGCAACGTAGGCATGCCCGTGTTGCTCGACGTCGTCGAACGCGCGCCGTACACCGTTGAGATGAAGCTCAGCTACGCGATGATTGATCCGCAGAGCGGTCAGCTCGACCCATCGGCGCATATCCGGCTCTATCGCGATGCCCGCCTCGCCGAGGTGGTGACCTGCTACTTCGGCAGTCGCCTGGAGCATGCGCTCGGCCGCGATGCGCCGGGGCCCAAGGTCATGCGTTATCGATTGCAGCGCAATGCGTTCTTCGCCAAATGGTTGGACTATCTTGAGCATACCGGTCATAACCGGTTTGCCTGGAAATCCGTACCGACCGACCCCTCGCCTCCTATTTGA
- a CDS encoding MBL fold metallo-hydrolase RNA specificity domain-containing protein produces the protein MKVSFFGAAGEVTGSCHLVEAAGHRILLDCGMIQGGRDEARRNGERFAFDTRNLDTMILSHAHIDHVGRLPLLRKRGYKGDIHTQYATKSLSKIMLEDSARLAAQDVEYENKRRARRGMKPIEPVYDEDDVRDVLHQLKGHAYDQWFEPVPNVRVRLRDAGHIIGAAIVEVHADEDGQTKKLVFSGDIGPKGTPILRDPTTVTDADLVMLESTYGDRLHRARTDTIAELGQIFETVHQRPGMVLIPAFSVGRTQEILYWFAQNFEEWGLDRMQIAIDSPMADKVTKVYDDHQDLFDEEAKHIWQNKLNPFKLPNLRFIASVDESRRLNETKGGQIIIAGSGMCNGGRIRHHLKHHLWRDSTHVIFPGYQAHGTLGRELVDGAKFVNIFGERIRVQAQLHTVGGLSAHADQAGLLEWYGHFGSKPPVYLVHGEDPAREVLALKLREQFHAEVELARPGMTVSF, from the coding sequence ATGAAAGTCTCGTTCTTTGGTGCAGCTGGCGAAGTGACGGGATCCTGTCATCTGGTCGAGGCGGCGGGCCACCGGATTCTGCTCGACTGCGGCATGATCCAGGGCGGGCGCGACGAGGCTCGCCGCAACGGCGAACGATTCGCATTCGACACGCGGAATTTGGACACGATGATTCTGTCGCATGCGCACATTGACCATGTCGGCCGCTTGCCGCTGCTCAGAAAGCGCGGTTACAAAGGCGATATTCATACGCAGTATGCAACCAAGTCGTTGTCCAAAATCATGCTCGAAGACTCCGCTCGCCTTGCGGCTCAGGACGTCGAATACGAGAACAAACGACGCGCGCGGCGCGGCATGAAACCGATTGAGCCCGTGTATGACGAGGATGATGTGCGCGATGTGCTGCATCAACTCAAGGGCCACGCGTACGACCAATGGTTCGAGCCGGTACCGAACGTGCGCGTGCGGCTCCGCGATGCAGGCCACATTATTGGCGCAGCGATTGTCGAGGTGCATGCTGACGAGGACGGTCAGACCAAGAAGCTCGTGTTCTCAGGCGACATTGGCCCGAAGGGTACGCCGATTCTGCGCGATCCAACTACGGTGACCGACGCCGACTTGGTCATGCTGGAAAGCACCTACGGTGATCGGCTGCATCGAGCCCGCACCGACACGATTGCCGAACTTGGCCAGATCTTCGAAACGGTTCATCAGCGGCCGGGCATGGTGTTGATTCCCGCATTTTCGGTGGGCCGTACCCAGGAAATTCTGTACTGGTTTGCGCAGAATTTTGAGGAATGGGGCCTGGATCGGATGCAGATTGCGATCGACAGCCCCATGGCAGACAAGGTCACCAAGGTCTACGACGACCACCAAGACTTGTTCGATGAAGAAGCCAAGCACATCTGGCAAAACAAGCTGAACCCGTTCAAGCTTCCGAACTTGCGCTTCATTGCGAGCGTCGACGAGTCGCGCCGACTCAACGAAACCAAAGGTGGCCAAATCATCATTGCCGGTTCCGGCATGTGCAATGGCGGCCGTATTCGCCATCACCTGAAGCATCACCTGTGGCGGGACAGCACTCACGTGATCTTCCCGGGCTATCAGGCCCATGGCACGCTGGGGCGGGAGCTCGTCGACGGCGCGAAATTCGTCAACATCTTCGGCGAGCGCATTCGCGTTCAGGCACAGCTGCATACCGTCGGCGGGTTGTCCGCGCATGCCGACCAGGCCGGTTTGCTGGAGTGGTACGGCCACTTCGGGTCAAAACCGCCCGTGTATTTGGTGCATGGCGAAGATCCGGCGCGGGAGGTGCTCGCTCTGAAACTCCGTGAGCAGTTTCACGCCGAAGTCGAGTTGGCACGGCCCGGAATGACCGTATCGTTCTGA